The following proteins are encoded in a genomic region of Sebastes fasciatus isolate fSebFas1 chromosome 14, fSebFas1.pri, whole genome shotgun sequence:
- the lrrc3 gene encoding leucine-rich repeat-containing protein 3 — MPKNRWDYDCFCLTGLARRSLLNMQDFAGPDMPRKFSIFDGFALLWGLLFGLFITSVPAMACPTSCHCIEKSGMAVVQCMSRNLENIPSDLPRDTVVLLLASNHITHIPNHAFKELHYLQELDLSNNEIESVDLGAFQGVSDSLLVLDLSNNRIQSVPKEAFARLRAKISLSNNPWHCECTLQEVLRELRLDPETVNEVICHTAVQEEYAGKPVIQVLDSGINFCNFHHKTTDVAMFVTMFGWFTMVIAYVIYYVRHNQEDARRHLEYLKSLPSSSQISKDFDTISTVL; from the coding sequence ATGCCAAAAAACAGGTGGGACTATGATTGCTTTTGCCTGACAGGACTTGCGAGGAGGTCACTGCTGAATATGCAGGACTTCGCGGGGCCTGACATGCCCAGGAAATTCTCTATTTTCGATGGCTTTGCCCTCTTATGGGGCTTGCTCTTTGGATTATTCATTACAAGTGTGCCAGCGATGGCTTGTCCCACCAGTTGTCACTGTATAGAGAAGAGTGGCATGGCAGTGGTCCAATGTATGTCTCGCAACTTGGAGAACATCCCGTCGGATCTTCCAAGAGATACTGTTGTCCTCCTTTTGGCGTCCAACCACATCACCCACATCCCCAACCACGCCTTCAAAGAACTACACTACCTTCAGGAGCTGGACCTGTCCAACAATGAAATTGAATCTGTGGACCTTGGAGCTTTTCAAGGTGTTTCTGACAGCCTCCTTGTCCTGGATCTATCAAACAATCGCATCCAAAGTGTCCCCAAAGAGGCGTTTGCGCGTCTACGAGCAAAAATCAGCCTCTCGAACAACCCGTGGCACTGCGAGTGCACGCTGCAGGAGGTCCTGAGGGAGCTGCGGCTGGACCCCGAGACAGTGAACGAGGTGATCTGCCACACGGCGGTGCAGGAGGAATATGCAGGCAAACCGGTAATCCAGGTGCTGGACTCAGGGATCAACTTCTGCAACTTTCACCACAAGACCACCGACGTAGCCATGTTTGTCACCATGTTCGGATGGTTCACTATGGTGATTGCGTACGTCATCTACTATGTGAGACACAATCAGGAGGATGCTAGGAGGCACCTGGAGTACCTCAAGTCACTGCCGAGCAGCTCTCAGATCAGCAAGGACTTTGACACCATCAGCACTGTTCTCTAG